From the genome of Pogoniulus pusillus isolate bPogPus1 chromosome 12, bPogPus1.pri, whole genome shotgun sequence, one region includes:
- the SRPX gene encoding sushi repeat-containing protein SRPX isoform X1 encodes MGSCCLRFAVLLALGACPSLAYEGSGHSPLEDDEDAYARNRYKGEDEYACNRYKGEETRWCSSVVVRHGYAHCRTPQGDFYTNALGTRCDIYCHKGYELHGPQQLICQSSKRWSGKVLCKHKRCPPLSMPANGGFKCLDGAYFGSTCEYYCSPGYQLKGNRVVACLDSKAWSGPPATCVDAEPPRIKCPSVKEKIAEPNKLTAKVFWDTPEGRDTADGILTDVILKGLPPGSHFPEGDHKIQYTVYDRAENKGTCKFLVKVRVKRCVKLNAPDNGYIKCSGDGNNYGATCEFSCIGGYELQGSPARVCQYNSGWSGVEPSCAPMNINVNVRTAAALLDQFYEKRRLLIISTPTAANFFYRMQLGMLQPAQCGLDLRHVTVVELVGVFPAQIGRIGVKLLPPSLALQLRLLLRIPHYNFNIVVMDKHGMDKERYPFPATPAELFALIDNFPLRKEEMKLQAEIGQSCP; translated from the exons GATCGGGACATTCACCCCTTGAGGATGATGAAGATGCCTATGCACGCAATAGATACAAAGGTGAAGATGAGTATGCATGCAATAGATACAAAGGTGAAG AGACGCGGTGGTGCTCCTCCGTTGTGGTGAGACATGGCTATGCGCACTGTAGGACACCTCAAGGGGACTTCTACACGAATGCCTTGGGGACAAGATGTGATATTTACTGTCACAAAGGCTATGAACTgcatggccctcagcagctAATTTGTCAGTCAAGCAAGCGCTGGTCTGGGAAAGTGCTGTGCAAAC ACAAGCGGTGCCCACCCCTGTCCATGCCAGCCAATGGGGGCTTCAAGTGTTTGGATGGTGCCTACTTTGGCTCAACGTGTGAGTACTACTGTTCACCAGGATACCAGCTGAAGGGTAACCGCGTTGTAGCGTGCCTGGACAGCAAAGCTTGGAGCGGCCCTCCAGCGACCTGTGTTG ATGCTGAACCTCCAAGGATCAAGTGCCCAAGTGTGAAGGAGAAAATTGCAGAGCCCAACAAGCTGACAGCCAAAGTATTCTGGGACACTCCTGAGGGACGGGACACTGCTGATGGGATCCTTACAGA TGTTATTTTGAAGGGCTTGCCACCAGGGTCCCATTTTCCAGAAGGTGACCACAAAATCCAGTATACTGTGTATGACAGAGCTGAAAACAAAGGCACCTGCAAATTTCTAGTTAAAGTCAGAG TCAAGCGCTGTGTGAAGCTAAACGCCCCAGACAATGGCTACATCAAGTGTTCAGGTGATGGAAATAACTATGGTGCTACATGTGAGTTCTCCTGCATCGGTGGCTACGAGCTGCAAGGAAGCCCCGCTAGAGTGTGCCAGTACAATtcgggctggtcaggagtggaGCCAAGCTGTGCAC CCATGAATATTAATGTGAATGTGAGGACTGCAGCTGCACTTCTGGACCAGTTTtatgagaagaggagactgcTAATTATTTCAACTCCTACTGCAGCCAACTTCTTCTACAGGATGCAGTTGGGAATGCTGCAG CCAGCTCAGTGTGGTTTGGACCTCCGACATGTTACTGTTGTTGAACTGGTTGGTGTCTTCCCAGCACAGATAGGAAGAATTGGTGTAAAGCTGCTGCCCCCATCACTTGCCCTGCAACTCAG gctgctgctgaggatccCCCATTACAATTTCAACATCGTGGTGATGGACAAGCACGGAATGGACAAGGAACGCTATCCTTTCCCAGCAACACCAGCTGAGCTCTTTGCACTTATTGACAATTTTCCCTTGAGAAAAGAGGAGATGAAACTGCAAGCAGAAATCGGTCAGTCATGCCCCTAA
- the SRPX gene encoding sushi repeat-containing protein SRPX isoform X2, whose protein sequence is MGSCCLRFAVLLALGACPSLAYEGSGHSPLEDDEDAYARNRYKETRWCSSVVVRHGYAHCRTPQGDFYTNALGTRCDIYCHKGYELHGPQQLICQSSKRWSGKVLCKHKRCPPLSMPANGGFKCLDGAYFGSTCEYYCSPGYQLKGNRVVACLDSKAWSGPPATCVDAEPPRIKCPSVKEKIAEPNKLTAKVFWDTPEGRDTADGILTDVILKGLPPGSHFPEGDHKIQYTVYDRAENKGTCKFLVKVRVKRCVKLNAPDNGYIKCSGDGNNYGATCEFSCIGGYELQGSPARVCQYNSGWSGVEPSCAPMNINVNVRTAAALLDQFYEKRRLLIISTPTAANFFYRMQLGMLQPAQCGLDLRHVTVVELVGVFPAQIGRIGVKLLPPSLALQLRLLLRIPHYNFNIVVMDKHGMDKERYPFPATPAELFALIDNFPLRKEEMKLQAEIGQSCP, encoded by the exons GATCGGGACATTCACCCCTTGAGGATGATGAAGATGCCTATGCACGCAATAGATACAAAG AGACGCGGTGGTGCTCCTCCGTTGTGGTGAGACATGGCTATGCGCACTGTAGGACACCTCAAGGGGACTTCTACACGAATGCCTTGGGGACAAGATGTGATATTTACTGTCACAAAGGCTATGAACTgcatggccctcagcagctAATTTGTCAGTCAAGCAAGCGCTGGTCTGGGAAAGTGCTGTGCAAAC ACAAGCGGTGCCCACCCCTGTCCATGCCAGCCAATGGGGGCTTCAAGTGTTTGGATGGTGCCTACTTTGGCTCAACGTGTGAGTACTACTGTTCACCAGGATACCAGCTGAAGGGTAACCGCGTTGTAGCGTGCCTGGACAGCAAAGCTTGGAGCGGCCCTCCAGCGACCTGTGTTG ATGCTGAACCTCCAAGGATCAAGTGCCCAAGTGTGAAGGAGAAAATTGCAGAGCCCAACAAGCTGACAGCCAAAGTATTCTGGGACACTCCTGAGGGACGGGACACTGCTGATGGGATCCTTACAGA TGTTATTTTGAAGGGCTTGCCACCAGGGTCCCATTTTCCAGAAGGTGACCACAAAATCCAGTATACTGTGTATGACAGAGCTGAAAACAAAGGCACCTGCAAATTTCTAGTTAAAGTCAGAG TCAAGCGCTGTGTGAAGCTAAACGCCCCAGACAATGGCTACATCAAGTGTTCAGGTGATGGAAATAACTATGGTGCTACATGTGAGTTCTCCTGCATCGGTGGCTACGAGCTGCAAGGAAGCCCCGCTAGAGTGTGCCAGTACAATtcgggctggtcaggagtggaGCCAAGCTGTGCAC CCATGAATATTAATGTGAATGTGAGGACTGCAGCTGCACTTCTGGACCAGTTTtatgagaagaggagactgcTAATTATTTCAACTCCTACTGCAGCCAACTTCTTCTACAGGATGCAGTTGGGAATGCTGCAG CCAGCTCAGTGTGGTTTGGACCTCCGACATGTTACTGTTGTTGAACTGGTTGGTGTCTTCCCAGCACAGATAGGAAGAATTGGTGTAAAGCTGCTGCCCCCATCACTTGCCCTGCAACTCAG gctgctgctgaggatccCCCATTACAATTTCAACATCGTGGTGATGGACAAGCACGGAATGGACAAGGAACGCTATCCTTTCCCAGCAACACCAGCTGAGCTCTTTGCACTTATTGACAATTTTCCCTTGAGAAAAGAGGAGATGAAACTGCAAGCAGAAATCGGTCAGTCATGCCCCTAA
- the SRPX gene encoding sushi repeat-containing protein SRPX isoform X3 → MGSCCLRFAVLLALGACPSLAYEETRWCSSVVVRHGYAHCRTPQGDFYTNALGTRCDIYCHKGYELHGPQQLICQSSKRWSGKVLCKHKRCPPLSMPANGGFKCLDGAYFGSTCEYYCSPGYQLKGNRVVACLDSKAWSGPPATCVDAEPPRIKCPSVKEKIAEPNKLTAKVFWDTPEGRDTADGILTDVILKGLPPGSHFPEGDHKIQYTVYDRAENKGTCKFLVKVRVKRCVKLNAPDNGYIKCSGDGNNYGATCEFSCIGGYELQGSPARVCQYNSGWSGVEPSCAPMNINVNVRTAAALLDQFYEKRRLLIISTPTAANFFYRMQLGMLQPAQCGLDLRHVTVVELVGVFPAQIGRIGVKLLPPSLALQLRLLLRIPHYNFNIVVMDKHGMDKERYPFPATPAELFALIDNFPLRKEEMKLQAEIGQSCP, encoded by the exons AGACGCGGTGGTGCTCCTCCGTTGTGGTGAGACATGGCTATGCGCACTGTAGGACACCTCAAGGGGACTTCTACACGAATGCCTTGGGGACAAGATGTGATATTTACTGTCACAAAGGCTATGAACTgcatggccctcagcagctAATTTGTCAGTCAAGCAAGCGCTGGTCTGGGAAAGTGCTGTGCAAAC ACAAGCGGTGCCCACCCCTGTCCATGCCAGCCAATGGGGGCTTCAAGTGTTTGGATGGTGCCTACTTTGGCTCAACGTGTGAGTACTACTGTTCACCAGGATACCAGCTGAAGGGTAACCGCGTTGTAGCGTGCCTGGACAGCAAAGCTTGGAGCGGCCCTCCAGCGACCTGTGTTG ATGCTGAACCTCCAAGGATCAAGTGCCCAAGTGTGAAGGAGAAAATTGCAGAGCCCAACAAGCTGACAGCCAAAGTATTCTGGGACACTCCTGAGGGACGGGACACTGCTGATGGGATCCTTACAGA TGTTATTTTGAAGGGCTTGCCACCAGGGTCCCATTTTCCAGAAGGTGACCACAAAATCCAGTATACTGTGTATGACAGAGCTGAAAACAAAGGCACCTGCAAATTTCTAGTTAAAGTCAGAG TCAAGCGCTGTGTGAAGCTAAACGCCCCAGACAATGGCTACATCAAGTGTTCAGGTGATGGAAATAACTATGGTGCTACATGTGAGTTCTCCTGCATCGGTGGCTACGAGCTGCAAGGAAGCCCCGCTAGAGTGTGCCAGTACAATtcgggctggtcaggagtggaGCCAAGCTGTGCAC CCATGAATATTAATGTGAATGTGAGGACTGCAGCTGCACTTCTGGACCAGTTTtatgagaagaggagactgcTAATTATTTCAACTCCTACTGCAGCCAACTTCTTCTACAGGATGCAGTTGGGAATGCTGCAG CCAGCTCAGTGTGGTTTGGACCTCCGACATGTTACTGTTGTTGAACTGGTTGGTGTCTTCCCAGCACAGATAGGAAGAATTGGTGTAAAGCTGCTGCCCCCATCACTTGCCCTGCAACTCAG gctgctgctgaggatccCCCATTACAATTTCAACATCGTGGTGATGGACAAGCACGGAATGGACAAGGAACGCTATCCTTTCCCAGCAACACCAGCTGAGCTCTTTGCACTTATTGACAATTTTCCCTTGAGAAAAGAGGAGATGAAACTGCAAGCAGAAATCGGTCAGTCATGCCCCTAA